In Rana temporaria chromosome 3, aRanTem1.1, whole genome shotgun sequence, a single window of DNA contains:
- the RTBDN gene encoding retbindin: MSPLLLSLLPFLLFSTSWGHHDRCLVERKQKAAASAESGLTKCQQYSSHSCCSQKHIDAPPFAPYPWEGCGTLSPRCEEYVNRVQCMYLCSPHIAKWGLPGSLAGIHELPLCDRFCDQWFDACKEDLICSGYTSTESNCSKGCITYRQKFGSGEQLCDTIWRHSFAAVTEECFCITPLEEGADILQEDHAHAELDAAQEGSSGYPEMCAQDPHKIPHKRRMRRAVWKRHAHLDGEGSGSGMGA, translated from the exons ATGTCACCATTGCTACTTTCCCTTCTCCCCTTTCTCCTATTCTCCACATCTTGGGGACACCATGACAGATGTCTTGTAGAGAGGAAGCAGAAGGCGGCTGCCAGCGCAGAATCCGGACTAACAAAGTGCCAGCAGTATTCTAGCC ATTCCTGCTGCTCTCAGAAACACATAGATGCCCCACCATTTGCCCCTTACCCATGGGAAGGATGTGGAACCCTCAGTCCCAG GTGTGAAGAATACGTGAACCGTGTGCAGTGTATGTATCTCTGCTCCCCGCACATCGCCAAGTGGGGTCTGCCTGGATCGCTCGCTGGGATACACGAGCTGCCCCTCTGTGACAGATTTTGTGACCAATG GTTTGACGCATGTAAAGAGGATTTAATATGCTCTGGATACACAAGCACTGAAAGCAACTGCAGCAAAGGCTGTATAACTTACAGACAG AAATTTGGATCGGGAGAACAGCTGTGTGACACAATCTGGAGGCACTCCTTTGCAGCAGTAACTGAGGAGTGCTTCTGCATCACCCCTCTAGAAGAAGGGGCGGATATTTTACAAGAGGATCACGCCCACGCAGAGCTAGATGCTGCCCAGGAGGGCTCATCAGGATACCCAGAGATGTGTGCCCAGGATCCCCACAAAATCCCACATAAGAGAAGGATGAGAAGAGCTGTGTGGAAGAGGCATGCCCACTTAGACGGTGAAGGGAGTGGCAGCGGCATGGGGGCATAA